The Candidatus Amarolinea dominans DNA segment CCTGCAAGGCGATAACCTGGCCGCGGCGCCGGCCGTGCTGGCCACGCCCAAGCACTTCATCGGCGATGGCGCCACCACCTGGGGCACCTCCAGGACCGAGCAATACAAGCTCGATCAGGGCGACACGCAGATGGACGAAGCCACCCTGCGGGCGCGCTTCCTGCCGCCTTACCAGGCCGCGGTGGACGCCGGCGCGCTGAGCATCATGGCCTCGTTCAGCAGTTGGAACGGCGTCAAGATGCATGCCCAGAAATATCTGCTCAGCGATGTGCTCAAAGGCGAGTTGGGATTCACGGGTTTCATCGTCTCTGACTGGGGCGCGATTGATCAGATCGCAACCGATTACAGGCAGGCCGTCGTCGCGGCTATCAACGCCGGTGTGGACATGAACATGGTGCCGCAGCAGTATGACCGCTTCATCACCACGCTGACCCAGGCGGTGGAGAGCGGCGCAGTTCCCATGACGCGCATTGACGATGCCGTGCGGCGCATCCTGATCGTCAAGTTCGCACTGGGGTTGTTCGAAAACCCGCTGCCGCCCGATCCGAACGCGGGCGCCGTCGGTTCTGAGGCGCATCGGGTGCTGGCGCGTGAGGCCGTGCGCAAATCGCTGGTGCTGCTCAAGAATGACAACGCCGCGCTGCCGCTGGCCAAAGACACGCCGCTGATCTTCGTGGCCGGGCAGGCCGCCAACGACATCGGGACGCAGTGCGGCGGCTGGACCATCACCTGGCAGGGCAGCGATGGCGCCATCACCACCGGCGTCACCCTCCTGGACGGTATCCGGGCCACGGTCAGCCCCGCCTCGCAGGTGCAGTTCAACCGCTTTGGCAAGTTCGATGCCGTCACAGGCGCGGACGGCAAGCCGGCCATCGCCGATGTGGGCATTGTCGTGCTGGCAGAGGCGCCCTATGCCGAAGGTGTGGGTGACCGCGCCGACCTCAGGCTGAGCGAGGCCGACGCAGGGCTGCTCGAGCGGGTGCGCGGTCAAAGCCGCAAGCTGGTGGTCATCCTTCTCTCAGGGCGACCGCTGGTGATCACCGAACACCTGGCGGCCAGCGATGCCTTTGTAGCCGCGTGGCTGCCCGGTACTGAAGGTCAGGGCGTGGCCGACGTGCTTTTTGGCGATTTCCCCTTCGAGGGCAAGACGCCATTCTCCTGGCCGCGCAGCAACGAGCAAATCCCCTTCGATTTCGCCAACCTGCCAGCCGCCGGCTGCGCCGCGCCGCTCTTCCCCTTTGGCTACGGTCTGGATGCCAGCGCTGGCGGCCCTCTCATCTTGCCGGAGTGCCCGACGCCCACTAATTGAACTTCTGGACCAGGATTTCCTGCCACGAATGAC contains these protein-coding regions:
- a CDS encoding glycoside hydrolase family 3 C-terminal domain-containing protein, which translates into the protein MKSKHWPISRLLLMVVLLAACQPTPTPPSTIAPSPTTAADAIPLYKDAGRPPAARAQDLLSRMTLAEKIGQMTQVEKDSIKPEDITAKFIGSLLSGGGGSPSPNTPAAWYDMVAKFQTRALQTRLGIPLIYGVDAVHGHNNVAGATIFPHNIGLGATRDADLVQRIGRATAEEMTATGIRWNFAPVVAAPQDIRWGRTYEGYSENTDLVVSLGTALVRGLQGDNLAAAPAVLATPKHFIGDGATTWGTSRTEQYKLDQGDTQMDEATLRARFLPPYQAAVDAGALSIMASFSSWNGVKMHAQKYLLSDVLKGELGFTGFIVSDWGAIDQIATDYRQAVVAAINAGVDMNMVPQQYDRFITTLTQAVESGAVPMTRIDDAVRRILIVKFALGLFENPLPPDPNAGAVGSEAHRVLAREAVRKSLVLLKNDNAALPLAKDTPLIFVAGQAANDIGTQCGGWTITWQGSDGAITTGVTLLDGIRATVSPASQVQFNRFGKFDAVTGADGKPAIADVGIVVLAEAPYAEGVGDRADLRLSEADAGLLERVRGQSRKLVVILLSGRPLVITEHLAASDAFVAAWLPGTEGQGVADVLFGDFPFEGKTPFSWPRSNEQIPFDFANLPAAGCAAPLFPFGYGLDASAGGPLILPECPTPTN